In one window of Dokdonia sp. PRO95 DNA:
- a CDS encoding VCBS repeat-containing protein produces the protein MKWGVLLSLCYLLIGCTHQPVQEAPGLFSNPTSTSTGITFSNNLTETDSLNILDYLYFYNGGGTAVGDINNDGLPDIYLSGNQVKNKLYLNNGDLTFKDISASAGVAGKSSWNTGTIMFDANSDGLLDIYVRSVVGINNFQGHDELFINNGDETFTERAAEFGLDFQNYGTTAAVLDYDKDGDLDLYLLNHAVHTESSFGHANLRLERNDKTGDKLLRNDGNTFTDVSEEMGIFGGINGYGLGISIADFNQDGYPDIYVGNDFHEDDYYYINEGGLRFRESLKEQFPHTSRFSMGNDASDLNHDGFPDLMSLDMLPEDENVLKASEGDDNIQTQKLRTERFGYHYQFTRNMLFVNQPGYQFQERALSSGVAATDWSWSALFADFNQDGNQDLFISNGIPKRPNNLDFINFISSGKIQNRLNETRLLDNEALNLMPDGASHNYVYQGNEDLVFTDQSGVWIDKKPTVSGASALADLDNDGDLDVVVNNINQEATIYVNQTDTTATFLKLKFKYSKANSLGIGTKVFAYQNGTLQYKEMYTARGFQASSEPVVHFGFKKNTSIDSLRIIWPDNKQQVLYDIPTNQTLSLSPQNTTTFDYSLLQIKSKPLFSKEPNNLGIDYIHKEDAYIDFNRQQLIPYQISDRGPATAIGDINGDGHDDIYFGSSKFIPSAVYTGGNNAFAKAYSKPLQSLLKTEDVTATILNNEIIVGTAGGDFSEMNEALENYYLKVSDTLTMEMSGIRANTSIIITSDYDNDGDKDLFVGNHAVTGDFGKVPASFLLKNDGGKFVEDQDNPLGEIGMVTDAVWTDFNADGATDLIVIGEWMQPLFYKNEDGILKKEEGLDATLNGLWQSIQPFDIDHDGDMDYLLGNWGTNSKFTASTAFPMTMYYSDFDNNGQTETIVTTAKDGNYYPIQNLQELGAQLVFLKKKYANNNDFAGDTVSQIFGEKALRAAQRFEVNTLTSGYLKNEKGIFTFVPFTGALQVAPIMDFVVYDFNGDGNEEAIAGGNYFGTKPYHGRLDSFSGALIASENEVVLGYELGLDFAQKSIRHLDIITVNNISYLLVTFNNEAAQVYNIQIPD, from the coding sequence ATGAAGTGGGGAGTTCTATTAAGTCTGTGTTATCTGCTCATTGGTTGTACCCATCAACCAGTACAAGAAGCACCTGGGCTATTTTCAAACCCTACCAGCACGAGTACTGGAATCACTTTTTCAAACAATCTCACAGAGACAGATAGTCTCAACATACTCGACTACTTGTACTTCTACAATGGTGGTGGCACCGCTGTAGGAGATATTAACAATGATGGGTTACCAGATATCTACCTCTCTGGAAATCAAGTGAAAAATAAGCTCTACCTCAATAATGGTGATCTTACGTTTAAAGATATCTCGGCTAGTGCTGGTGTAGCAGGAAAAAGCTCTTGGAATACGGGAACAATAATGTTTGACGCAAACTCAGATGGACTGTTAGATATCTATGTGCGTTCCGTAGTAGGGATAAATAATTTCCAAGGACACGACGAGCTTTTTATAAATAATGGTGATGAGACTTTTACAGAGCGTGCTGCAGAGTTTGGTCTTGATTTTCAAAATTATGGAACCACCGCCGCCGTTCTTGATTATGATAAAGATGGTGATCTCGACCTGTATTTACTCAACCATGCTGTACATACAGAATCCTCATTTGGTCATGCAAATTTACGTTTAGAACGTAACGACAAAACGGGAGACAAGCTTCTTAGAAACGATGGAAATACCTTTACAGATGTCAGTGAAGAAATGGGCATTTTTGGCGGTATCAATGGGTATGGCCTAGGTATTTCTATTGCAGATTTCAATCAGGATGGTTATCCAGATATTTACGTAGGTAATGACTTTCATGAGGATGACTATTACTATATCAATGAAGGAGGATTACGCTTTCGCGAAAGCTTAAAAGAACAATTCCCACACACTTCAAGATTTTCAATGGGTAATGACGCTTCAGATCTTAACCATGATGGTTTCCCTGATCTCATGTCACTCGATATGTTACCAGAAGACGAGAATGTTTTAAAAGCCTCCGAAGGTGATGATAATATCCAAACGCAAAAACTGCGTACAGAACGTTTTGGGTATCACTACCAGTTTACCCGTAATATGCTATTTGTAAATCAGCCGGGATATCAATTTCAAGAACGTGCCCTTTCCTCTGGAGTTGCGGCAACAGACTGGAGCTGGAGTGCCCTCTTTGCAGATTTTAATCAAGATGGCAATCAAGACTTATTTATTTCAAATGGTATCCCAAAACGACCTAATAATCTTGATTTTATTAATTTTATTTCTAGCGGTAAGATTCAAAACAGGCTCAACGAGACAAGACTTCTAGATAACGAAGCTCTTAATCTTATGCCTGATGGTGCTTCACACAACTACGTGTATCAAGGAAATGAAGATCTCGTCTTTACAGATCAATCTGGAGTGTGGATTGACAAAAAACCTACGGTGTCTGGTGCTTCTGCGCTGGCAGATCTTGATAATGATGGGGACCTTGATGTTGTTGTAAATAACATAAATCAAGAGGCAACTATTTATGTGAACCAAACAGACACTACAGCAACCTTTTTAAAATTAAAGTTTAAATATTCTAAAGCTAATTCGCTCGGTATAGGCACTAAGGTTTTTGCATATCAAAATGGAACATTACAATACAAGGAAATGTATACTGCCCGAGGATTTCAAGCATCCTCTGAGCCGGTTGTTCATTTTGGTTTTAAAAAGAATACTTCAATAGACTCACTTCGCATTATTTGGCCAGATAACAAGCAGCAAGTGTTATACGATATCCCTACAAATCAAACATTGTCCTTATCTCCGCAAAACACAACTACTTTTGACTATAGTTTACTTCAAATAAAAAGCAAGCCGCTATTTTCTAAAGAACCAAATAATTTAGGAATAGACTATATACACAAGGAAGATGCGTATATAGATTTCAATAGGCAGCAACTAATTCCTTATCAAATATCTGACCGTGGTCCTGCAACGGCAATTGGCGATATAAATGGTGATGGTCATGACGACATCTATTTCGGCAGTTCTAAGTTTATACCTTCGGCTGTGTATACTGGAGGAAATAACGCTTTCGCGAAAGCGTACTCAAAACCATTACAATCACTTTTAAAAACAGAGGATGTGACAGCTACTATCCTTAACAATGAAATTATTGTAGGTACAGCAGGTGGTGATTTTTCCGAAATGAACGAGGCTTTAGAAAACTATTATTTAAAAGTATCAGACACCTTAACCATGGAGATGTCAGGCATACGAGCTAACACCTCAATCATTATCACAAGTGATTATGATAATGATGGAGACAAGGATCTCTTTGTGGGTAATCACGCCGTAACTGGCGACTTTGGAAAAGTTCCAGCATCATTTCTTTTAAAGAATGACGGAGGTAAGTTTGTAGAGGATCAAGACAACCCTCTAGGCGAGATAGGAATGGTTACAGATGCCGTATGGACAGATTTTAATGCTGATGGCGCCACTGATTTAATTGTCATAGGAGAATGGATGCAGCCACTTTTTTATAAAAATGAAGATGGTATTCTTAAAAAAGAAGAAGGGCTAGACGCCACTCTTAATGGTTTATGGCAAAGCATACAACCTTTTGATATAGATCATGATGGTGATATGGATTACCTGCTTGGGAACTGGGGAACAAACAGTAAGTTTACGGCATCTACAGCGTTTCCCATGACAATGTATTACTCAGATTTTGATAATAACGGGCAAACAGAAACTATTGTTACTACGGCAAAAGACGGAAACTACTACCCTATTCAAAATCTACAAGAGCTAGGCGCTCAACTCGTATTTCTTAAAAAGAAATACGCAAATAATAATGATTTTGCGGGAGACACTGTATCCCAAATTTTTGGAGAAAAAGCACTCCGAGCCGCTCAACGATTTGAAGTAAACACCCTGACCTCCGGATATTTAAAAAATGAAAAAGGAATTTTTACTTTTGTACCTTTCACGGGTGCATTGCAAGTAGCTCCTATTATGGATTTCGTGGTTTACGACTTTAATGGCGATGGCAATGAGGAAG
- a CDS encoding VCBS repeat-containing protein: METLQKYGLLLIVLPLLLLSCDEQSSPTQKSESDTLFTEMPSDSTGVNFINSIKNESDFNIFKYRNFYNGGGVAIGDINNDGLADIYLTANMGKNKLFLNKGDFKFEDISASAGIEGNKPWSTGVTMADVNADGLLDIYVSNAGNLEEDSHDNDLYINNGDLTFTEKAKEYNLATSGFSTQASFFDYDKDGDLDVYILNNSNVPVSSLGNKGQRDKRAQNWESVGSQFRGVGDLLMRNDGGIFTDVSEEAGIYGSLIGFGLGVVVTDINQDLWPDIYISNDFFERDYLYINNQDGTFTEEIKEWTSHLSLSAMGIDISDINNDGLQDIFITDMLPENEQRVKSVMEFDGYNVYKRKQRNDFYQQFIQNTLQINNGNGSFSETAYHSGVNATDWSWSGLVFDMDNDGFRDIYVTNGINHDLTDLDFVDFFADKLMRSQATGKTHPVDSIINKMPVKPLANYAYHNQKDITFKNKSKDWGLATPSMSNGAAHADLDNDGDLDIVVNNVNMPSFIYRNNTKVDKDHNYIKLTFKGGDKNKFAVGTTVRLYHNNLSVLQELIPSRGFQSSMDHDMTIGLGSSTTIDSLRVIWPDDKTQLFTKVKANQTLNLSIIDASETYVPVKKNKPTLLKEITNPTLIAHKENNYSDFDFEGLIAKKLSQEGPAIAIGDIDNDGNDDIFIGGAKGQTSMLYIHKGKGNLIPSSKITFEKAALFEDTAATFVDVNNDGFLDLIVSTGGGQVDAEAYYISRLYINNGNGTFKDARSLPSAHQSASVIAPNDIDGDGDIDLFIGSRSVAGVYGINPPHAILINDGKGNFTKDNLLSKQLNPAGMVTDALWIDLDADNNKELITVSDWGTPTAFNITSESIKVIDTGLSSYAGWWNAIQSADFDNDGDLDLILGNDGTNVHYKPGSDGPLKMFITDFDGNGTIEQITTYSEGGKDFPIHQKSEITSQIVSLKKKNLKASDYAKRSIDELFPKDILANAIIKEVNTAETVIAINEGNGNFTIKALPTRVQLSCVCGITCTDVNNDGNLDILMGGNNFEFKPQYSQLDAGYAHVLLGDGKANFEWQDYTDTGFFVREEMKHLESFKDAQGNIFLVSAINDGKPRIFTANK, encoded by the coding sequence ATGGAAACACTACAAAAATATGGGCTTTTATTAATAGTCCTTCCCCTATTATTACTTTCTTGTGATGAGCAGTCTAGCCCAACCCAAAAGTCAGAGAGCGATACGCTATTTACGGAGATGCCCTCAGACAGTACTGGCGTTAATTTTATAAATAGTATTAAAAATGAATCTGACTTCAATATTTTTAAATACCGAAACTTCTATAATGGTGGTGGCGTTGCTATAGGTGACATTAATAATGATGGCCTAGCAGATATTTACCTAACGGCAAATATGGGTAAGAACAAGCTCTTTTTAAACAAAGGAGATTTTAAATTTGAAGATATTTCAGCATCTGCAGGAATTGAAGGAAACAAGCCTTGGTCTACAGGAGTAACAATGGCAGATGTAAATGCAGATGGCCTTCTTGATATTTATGTGAGTAATGCAGGAAACCTCGAAGAAGATAGTCATGACAATGACTTGTATATAAACAACGGCGACCTAACCTTTACTGAAAAAGCAAAAGAATACAACCTAGCGACTTCAGGATTTTCAACCCAAGCTTCCTTTTTTGATTATGATAAAGATGGTGATCTTGATGTCTATATTCTTAACAATAGTAACGTTCCCGTAAGTAGCTTAGGAAATAAGGGACAACGTGACAAACGTGCCCAAAACTGGGAAAGTGTAGGCAGCCAGTTTAGAGGCGTAGGAGACTTGCTAATGCGCAACGACGGCGGAATATTTACAGACGTAAGTGAAGAGGCAGGCATTTATGGTTCCTTAATAGGTTTTGGGCTGGGTGTCGTAGTTACTGATATTAACCAAGATTTATGGCCAGACATTTATATCTCAAATGATTTCTTTGAGCGTGACTATTTATACATCAACAATCAAGATGGAACATTTACAGAAGAAATAAAAGAATGGACCTCTCACTTATCCCTATCTGCGATGGGAATTGATATTTCTGATATAAATAACGATGGTTTACAAGATATTTTTATCACAGATATGTTGCCCGAAAATGAGCAACGCGTTAAGTCTGTTATGGAGTTTGATGGATATAACGTTTATAAACGAAAGCAACGTAACGATTTCTACCAACAATTTATACAGAACACATTACAGATAAATAATGGTAATGGTTCGTTTTCTGAAACCGCATATCATAGCGGGGTGAACGCTACAGACTGGAGCTGGTCTGGACTCGTATTTGACATGGATAATGATGGATTCAGAGATATTTATGTTACTAATGGAATAAATCATGACCTCACAGATCTTGACTTTGTAGACTTCTTTGCAGATAAACTTATGCGTAGTCAAGCTACTGGAAAAACACATCCTGTAGATTCTATAATCAATAAAATGCCAGTGAAGCCACTAGCTAATTATGCGTATCATAATCAAAAAGATATCACGTTTAAAAATAAATCTAAAGACTGGGGACTTGCTACACCGAGTATGAGTAATGGTGCCGCTCACGCAGATCTTGATAATGATGGTGATCTCGATATCGTGGTTAACAATGTAAATATGCCTTCCTTTATTTACCGAAACAATACGAAAGTCGATAAGGATCATAACTATATTAAACTTACATTTAAAGGAGGTGACAAAAACAAGTTTGCAGTAGGCACCACAGTAAGACTCTACCACAATAATCTTTCAGTATTACAAGAACTTATACCTTCTCGCGGATTCCAGTCATCTATGGATCATGATATGACTATCGGACTAGGAAGCTCTACAACTATAGACTCACTTCGCGTTATATGGCCTGATGATAAAACACAGCTTTTCACAAAAGTAAAAGCAAACCAAACGCTCAATTTATCAATCATAGACGCATCTGAAACCTATGTTCCTGTAAAAAAGAATAAGCCTACATTACTAAAAGAAATTACAAACCCTACACTTATTGCTCACAAAGAGAATAATTATAGTGACTTTGATTTTGAGGGACTCATTGCCAAGAAACTTTCTCAAGAAGGACCTGCAATTGCAATAGGAGATATAGACAATGATGGTAATGACGATATCTTCATAGGTGGAGCAAAAGGGCAAACTAGCATGCTCTATATTCATAAAGGAAAAGGTAATCTTATTCCATCTAGTAAAATTACTTTTGAAAAGGCTGCATTATTTGAAGACACAGCAGCCACTTTTGTAGATGTAAATAATGACGGCTTTTTAGATCTTATTGTATCCACTGGAGGTGGTCAAGTAGATGCGGAGGCTTACTACATTTCTAGACTTTACATAAATAACGGCAATGGAACTTTTAAAGATGCACGTAGTTTACCATCTGCACATCAAAGTGCATCTGTAATTGCACCTAACGACATTGATGGCGATGGAGATATAGATTTATTCATTGGTAGTAGAAGCGTTGCTGGTGTTTACGGTATTAACCCGCCGCACGCAATCTTAATTAATGACGGAAAAGGGAATTTCACTAAAGACAATCTACTCTCTAAGCAGCTTAATCCTGCTGGAATGGTAACAGACGCGCTATGGATAGATCTTGATGCTGACAACAATAAAGAATTAATAACGGTTTCAGACTGGGGAACTCCTACTGCATTTAACATCACAAGCGAGTCCATTAAAGTTATAGATACTGGACTATCATCTTATGCAGGATGGTGGAATGCTATACAAAGCGCAGATTTTGACAATGATGGCGACTTAGACCTTATACTTGGTAATGATGGAACAAATGTGCATTACAAACCTGGAAGTGATGGCCCGCTTAAAATGTTTATCACAGACTTTGATGGAAATGGTACGATAGAACAAATCACAACCTACTCAGAGGGTGGCAAAGACTTCCCAATACATCAAAAGAGCGAAATCACATCACAAATAGTTTCTCTCAAAAAGAAAAATCTCAAAGCATCAGATTATGCAAAGCGATCCATTGATGAACTTTTTCCTAAGGATATTTTAGCTAACGCAATTATAAAAGAGGTCAATACAGCCGAGACTGTAATAGCTATAAATGAAGGAAACGGCAACTTTACCATCAAAGCATTACCTACCCGAGTACAACTATCTTGTGTTTGTGGTATTACATGTACAGATGTAAATAATGATGGCAATCTTGATATTTTAATGGGAGGTAATAATTTTGAATTCAAACCTCAATACTCCCAACTTGATGCGGGATATGCTCATGTGTTACTGGGTGATGGTAAAGCAAATTTTGAATGGCAAGATTATACAGACACTGGCTTCTTTGTTCGCGAAGAAATGAAACATCTAGAATCATTTAAAGATGCTCAAGGCAATATATTTCTCGTATCAGCGATTAATGATGGAAAACCTAGAATTTTCACAGCAAACAAGTAA